A segment of the Bdellovibrio bacteriovorus genome:
CCAGCTCCCGGGTGGGAACCAATACCAGACATTTGATCCCGATAGCACGTTTGCTGCTTTTTTCACTGTGGATCATGTTGATGATTGGAATGGCAAAGGCGGCAGTCTTCCCGGTGCCGGTCTGGGCGATCGCCAGCACATCTTCACCCTTCAAGATAGAGGGAATGGCCTTGTACTGGATGTCGGTGGTTCTGAAGAAACCATTGTCGTTCAGGTTACGCAGCAAATCTTCAGACAGATGGAACTTTTCAAACTTCACGGGAAACCTCTTGGAATTAAACGAAGCATCTACCACAGGGCCTGAAAAAGCGGGACCTTTAATTGAAAAAAGGAAGAAATTTCCAGAATTTACCCCTCAAACGGGTCCTAAATCGAAATGACAAATTGCAGGGTTTCAAAACCCCGAAACGGACTTAAAATAAGGGCACTTCAAGGAGGCCTTATGCCCACCATCACCGTCTTTAACTCCGTCTCTTTGGATGGCTATTTTGCGGATAAAAACTCAGACATGAGCTGGGCCCATAATCAGGAGCAGGATGACGAATTCACCGCCTTTGTCGCCGCCAATGCCAAAGGTGGAGGCGCTCTGCTGTTTGGAAGAAAGACCTACGACATGATGGCCGGCTTCTGGCCGACACCTTCCGCCAAAGAGGCCATGCCGGAAATTGCCGAGGGCATGAACCGCATGAAAAAATACGTGGTTTCGCACAGTCTGAACGAAGTGACCTGGGAAAACTCAGAACTGATCAAAGGTGATCTGGTCAGTGAAATCAGAAAACTAAAGAAGCAAAACGGCCCGGACATTGCCATCCTGGGAAGTGGTAGCATTGTTGCCCAGCTGGCCGAGGCCAAACTTATTGATGAATATTCCGTTGTGGTGCTGCCTCTTCTTTTGGGTTCTGGACGGTCCCAGTTTGACGGATTGAAGTCCCGCCGTGATCTGCAGCTGATAGAGTGTCGCAGTTTTAAAAACGGAAACGTATTCCTGCGCTATCGTCCAGCGGCCGTTCACGACGACCTTCACTAAACGCAAATATTCTCATGACCGAGAACTTTCAGGACCAGCACTCTTGCTTTTGGGTACGAAACTTCATCAAATAGAGAAATGCAAAATAAAGAAGTGGATATTCTGGTCGTAGGCGCCGGTATTATTGGCGCGTCTGTGGGTGCTGAACTTTCTCGTCGTGGCGCCAAAGTGTGTGTGATTGATAAAGGCACCGTGGGGAAAGGCTGCTCTTACGGCAATGCCGGATGGATGACTCCTTGTTTTGCCATGCCTCTGCCAATGCCGGGAATGCTGATAAAATCAATGAAGTGGCTGCTGAATCCAGAGGGTCCTCTTTACATAAAACCTTCTTTGTCTTTGGATCTGGCGAACTGGATGTACCACTTTATGAAGAACATGAACGCCACCCAGGCCCGCCGCGCGGTCGATGCCCTGGTGGTGCTTTCCCAGAAAAGCCTGACTGAATATGAAAAGCTGGGACAGCTTTATCCAGAAATCCGTTTCCAGCAAAAAGGTCTGATGATGGTCAGCCGCACCCAAGCCGGTGTGGCCGCCGCCGTTGAGGAGCTGGAATACGTCAAAGACATCGGTGTTACGGGCAGGATTTTGAATGGCGACGACATCCAGCAGATGGAACCCGCATTGAAAGGTCCCCTGTTGGGCGGCGTTTACTTTGATAAAGAAGCCATGGCTGAACCCTATCTGGTGGTCCAGGCGCTGGCCAAAGAAATCCGCAAACACGGCGGCGAGATTTTAGAAAACTGCGAACTGCAGGATATGGAAATCTCCGGCAACTGCATTGAGTCCGTAAAAACATCCCAAGGCACCATTCGCGCCAAGCAGATTGTCATGGCCACCGGCAGCTGGTC
Coding sequences within it:
- a CDS encoding dihydrofolate reductase family protein, translating into MPTITVFNSVSLDGYFADKNSDMSWAHNQEQDDEFTAFVAANAKGGGALLFGRKTYDMMAGFWPTPSAKEAMPEIAEGMNRMKKYVVSHSLNEVTWENSELIKGDLVSEIRKLKKQNGPDIAILGSGSIVAQLAEAKLIDEYSVVVLPLLLGSGRSQFDGLKSRRDLQLIECRSFKNGNVFLRYRPAAVHDDLH
- a CDS encoding NAD(P)/FAD-dependent oxidoreductase — its product is MQNKEVDILVVGAGIIGASVGAELSRRGAKVCVIDKGTVGKGCSYGNAGWMTPCFAMPLPMPGMLIKSMKWLLNPEGPLYIKPSLSLDLANWMYHFMKNMNATQARRAVDALVVLSQKSLTEYEKLGQLYPEIRFQQKGLMMVSRTQAGVAAAVEELEYVKDIGVTGRILNGDDIQQMEPALKGPLLGGVYFDKEAMAEPYLVVQALAKEIRKHGGEILENCELQDMEISGNCIESVKTSQGTIRAKQIVMATGSWSKSMAKMMRLRVPILGGKGYAMIVPSLEKQPQYPIMLVEKKIAITPRENSLRIAGTLELVDQDFSITQRRVESIKKGAKEFLHLPEELQVQELWAGLRPCTPDGVPLIGYHNNLNNLVLAVGHQMLGLQSGAGTGLLVADLIEGKKPFIDMSVVNANRF